A region from the Arvicola amphibius chromosome 12, mArvAmp1.2, whole genome shotgun sequence genome encodes:
- the Lrrc18 gene encoding leucine-rich repeat-containing protein 18 codes for MAKGGKGPKGKKITLNVAKNCIKITFDGKKRLDLSKMGITTFPKCILRLNDVDELDLSRNLIRKIPDSISKFQNLRWLDLHSNYIDKIPESIGQMTSLLFLNVSNNRLTTNGLPVELNQLKNIRTVNLGLNHLDSVPTTLGALKELHEVGLYDNLLNTIPASISKLPKLKKLNIKGNPFPKADETDSFVDTIKRLENLHLVEEKDLCAACLQKCQQARDKLNKIKSMAPTTPRKAIFSNLVSPNSMAKDSQEDWR; via the coding sequence ATGGCCAAAGGTGGGAAAGGCCCCAAGGGCAAGAAGATCACTCTCAATGTGGCCAAGAATTGCATCAAAATCACCTTTGATGGGAAAAAGCGCCTTGATCTGAGCAAGATGGGAATCACCACCTTTCCCAAGTGCATCCTACGTCTCAATGATGTGGACGAGCTTGACCTCAGCCGGAACCTCATCAGGAAGATCCCAGACTCCATCTCCAAGTTCCAGAACCTGCGGTGGCTGGACCTGCACAGCAACTACATCGACAAGATCCCTGAGTCCATCGGTCAGATGACCTCCCTGCTCTTCCTCAACGTGAGTAACAACAGGCTGACCACAAATGGGCTGCCCGTGGAGCTGAATCAGCTCAAGAACATCCGCACTGTGAATCTGGGCCTCAACCACCTGGACAGCGTGCCCACCACGCTGGGGGCACTGAAGGAGCTCCATGAGGTGGGGCTATATGACAACCTGCTGAATACCATCCCTGCCAGCATCTCCAAGCTCCCCAAACTGAAGAAGCTCAACATAAAAGGGAACCCCTTTCCAAAGGCAGATGAGACAGACTCGTTTGTAGACACCATCAAAAGGCTGGAAAACCTCCATCTGGTGGAAGAGAAGGATCTGTGTGCAGCGTGCCTGCAAAAATGCCAACAGGCCAGGGACAAGTTGAACAAAATCAAGAGCATGGCCCCCACGACACCAAGAAAGGCCATCTTTTCCAATTTGGTTTCACCCAACTCAATGGCCAAGGATTCCCAGGAAGACTGGAGGTGA